A single Elaeis guineensis isolate ETL-2024a chromosome 15, EG11, whole genome shotgun sequence DNA region contains:
- the LOC105035457 gene encoding UPF0481 protein At3g47200-like: MVGNNSETAWIEDIQGNIRAATFWTPPWENQERAREESTTNPSIFRVPTSFLVQSPEHYQPKVVAIGPYHRGHSELLIKDEVKRGCVNYFISQHSLELQKWLLDMTSREQEARSYYSEDVSMDSRSFLEMLLLDGCFIFMAFKAMDSLTFDPKWPSDQIMLDLLMLENQIPFFVLVQLYNGIGGKQALRNFAGRFAEPYTGTFIHYALRSLDQTGMIGDLDPPILPEQVLHLLHLFRLSLCPTRFEPINVAKQNIIDFIFRTPTVVPSATELQDGSAVTFKKHSGSILDISFRNGVMKIPFLEINDGTQTILHNLIAFEQCYRLLIERHVTTYAAFMNCLINKESDASLLERSGILLNRLPTSKDATFFFSKLSPRAKIRSIYLKSLIDDVNRYHTSKWNRWYADLKLNYFSNPWVTISVVAAAVLLILSFMQTYYSALSYYQT, translated from the coding sequence ATGGTCGGTAACAACTCAGAGACCGCATGGATCGAAGACATTCAGGGCAACATCCGGGCGGCCACTTTCTGGACGCCACCTTGGGAAAATCAGGAGCGGGCAAGGGAAGAATCGACCACCAATCCCAGCATCTTCAGGGTCCCCACAAGCTTCTTGGTACAAAGCCCCGAGCATTACCAGCCGAAGGTGGTCGCCATCGGCCCCTACCACAGGGGCCATTCCGAGCTGCTGATCAAGGACGAAGTCAAGAGGGGGTGCGTAAATTACTTCATCTCCCAGCATTCACTCGAGCTCCAAAAATGGCTCCTTGATATGACGTCGAGGGAGCAAGAGGCTCGCAGCTACTACTCAGAAGACGTGTCCATGGACAGCCGAAGCTTTTTAGAGATGCTGCTGCTCGATGGCTGCTTCATTTTTATGGCTTTCAAAGCTATGGATTCCCTTACGTTCGATCCGAAATGGCCATCAGACCAAATCATGCTTGACTTGCTGATGCTCGAGAACCAGATCCCTTTCTTCGTCTTAGTCCAACTGTACAATGGGATCGGTGGGAAACAAGCACTCAGGAATTTTGCCGGGAGATTCGCTGAGCCTTACACTGGCACTTTCATTCATTATGCCCTCCGATCCCTTGATCAGACCGGTATGATTGGGGATTTGGATCCCCCTATTCTTCCTGAGCAAGTCCTCCATTTGTTGCACCTATTTCGCTTGTCCTTGTGTCCTACTAGGTTCGAGCCCATAAATGTAGCCAAACAGAACATAATAGATTTCATTTTCCGCACTCCAACTGTTGTTCCTAGCGCGACAGAGCTCCAGGATGGGTCTGCTGTGACGTTCAAGAAACATTCAGGCAGCATCTTGGACATAAGTTTCCGCAACGGGGTGATGAAGATCCCGTTCTTGGAAATTAATGATGGCACCCAAACAATCCTCCATAATCTCATCGCCTTTGAGCAGTGTTACCGCCTCCTGATCGAACGTCATGTCACAACCTATGCTGCATTCATGAACTGCCTGATAAACAAAGAAAGTGATGCGAGTCTGCTTGAAAGGAGTGGGATCTTGTTGAACAGGTTACCCACCAGCAAGGATGCGACCTTTTTCTTCAGCAAGTTGAGTCCGAGGGCCAAAATTAGGTCGATATATTTAAAAAGCCTAATTGATGACGTGAATAGATATCACACCAGCAAATGGAATAGGTGGTATGCTGATCTAAagctcaattatttctccaatccATGGGTGACCATCTCGGTGGTGGCTGCTGCTGTTCTCCTCATTCTCAGCTTCATGCAAACCTATTATTCTGCCCTTAGCTATTATCAAACGTGA